A single window of Granulicella cerasi DNA harbors:
- the cysS gene encoding cysteine--tRNA ligase, whose translation MPVQLFNTLSGKIEPLFAVDGQTFRFYCCGPTVYDYGHIGNFRTFLHVDVLRRVARLNGLALKHVMNITDVDDKIIRNAGIAGKPINEYSAKFEKAFFEDMDALGVERPEQVARATESIDDMVALIEKLASEDIAYKGPDGSWYFRIAKFPDYGKLSKKDFEGIEDGARVDVDEYDKDAARDFALWKAVKPGETSWQTPLGEGRPGWHIECSAMAMKYLGPSFDLHAGGEDLMFPHHENEIAQSECASHEPFARHWFHVRFLLVEGKKMSKSEGNFYTLRDLLLKGYRASAIRFLLLSVPYRHQMNFTFDGLTESTNAIERLRTFHQRIAKGTWPDAPAENASVAETIAKGGVDYLAALNSDLNTAEARAAIFDVLRTVNAAADANKLTKADADATLALLEQFDAVFAVLVDNDAELTKAALAWAEAEGRIDEAAAEVVAQFGAGSLTDADIDALVAERTQAKRSRNFARADAIRNELLEKGILLEDSKDGVRWKRK comes from the coding sequence TTGCCCGTTCAACTTTTCAATACTCTCTCCGGCAAAATCGAACCACTCTTCGCCGTCGACGGCCAGACCTTTCGCTTCTACTGCTGCGGCCCCACGGTCTACGATTACGGCCACATCGGCAACTTCCGCACCTTTCTGCATGTGGATGTACTGCGCCGCGTCGCGCGTCTGAATGGCCTTGCGCTGAAGCACGTGATGAACATCACGGACGTGGACGACAAGATCATTCGCAACGCGGGCATCGCAGGCAAGCCGATCAACGAGTACTCCGCGAAGTTTGAGAAAGCGTTCTTTGAAGACATGGATGCGCTTGGCGTCGAGCGCCCCGAGCAGGTGGCGCGCGCGACCGAGAGCATCGACGACATGGTCGCGCTCATCGAGAAGCTGGCCAGCGAAGACATTGCCTACAAAGGGCCGGACGGCTCGTGGTACTTCCGCATCGCGAAGTTCCCTGACTACGGCAAGCTGTCGAAGAAGGACTTTGAAGGTATCGAAGACGGCGCGCGCGTGGACGTGGACGAATACGACAAGGATGCCGCGCGTGACTTCGCGCTGTGGAAGGCTGTAAAGCCTGGCGAAACCTCATGGCAGACGCCGCTGGGCGAGGGCCGTCCCGGCTGGCACATCGAGTGCTCGGCGATGGCGATGAAGTACCTTGGGCCATCGTTCGATCTGCACGCTGGCGGCGAAGACCTGATGTTCCCGCACCACGAGAACGAGATCGCACAAAGCGAGTGCGCGTCGCACGAGCCGTTCGCACGCCACTGGTTCCACGTGCGTTTCCTGCTCGTTGAAGGCAAGAAGATGTCGAAGAGCGAAGGCAATTTCTACACGCTCCGCGACTTGCTGCTGAAGGGCTACCGAGCTTCGGCGATCCGCTTCCTGCTGCTCTCCGTGCCGTACCGCCATCAGATGAACTTCACCTTCGATGGCCTGACGGAATCGACGAATGCGATCGAGCGTCTGCGCACATTCCACCAGCGCATCGCGAAGGGCACGTGGCCCGATGCGCCTGCGGAGAACGCCTCCGTGGCAGAGACGATCGCCAAGGGCGGCGTGGACTATCTCGCCGCGCTGAACAGCGACCTGAACACCGCGGAAGCGCGTGCCGCGATCTTTGACGTGCTGCGCACCGTGAACGCTGCGGCCGATGCGAACAAGTTGACCAAGGCCGATGCCGATGCGACGCTCGCACTGCTGGAGCAGTTCGACGCTGTCTTCGCCGTGCTGGTCGACAACGATGCGGAACTCACGAAGGCCGCGCTGGCGTGGGCCGAGGCTGAAGGCCGCATCGACGAAGCTGCCGCTGAAGTGGTGGCGCAGTTCGGTGCGGGTTCGCTGACCGATGCCGACATCGACGCGCTGGTCGCCGAGCGAACGCAAGCCAAGCGTTCGCGGAACTTCGCGCGTGCGGATGCGATTCGCAACGAGTTGCTCGAGAAGGGCATCCTCCTCGAGGACTCGAAGGACGGCGTGCGCTGGAAGCGTAAGTAA
- a CDS encoding cupin domain-containing protein: protein MAVRKGLNPKMMRRGAAGVLLLGGIVAGAQQFVATRPVSPASRAEQIIQALDLRPQTREGGLRGVIGRTMPETLIDGKAMAVQSRNYDMLTSALPIRYLHRLESEETHILVEGGPVEVFVICPSGRTERDVMGRDYGPVEDAVVPVPAGCWQAAKLLPGAEFALMVSTQAPEWRSDHLHIGAGPEWIRHHERKGTWATPELLRELIGPNWQP from the coding sequence ATGGCTGTGCGTAAAGGGCTCAACCCGAAGATGATGCGTCGCGGAGCGGCGGGAGTTTTGCTGCTTGGCGGCATTGTCGCCGGCGCGCAGCAGTTTGTGGCAACGCGTCCGGTCTCGCCGGCCTCACGCGCCGAGCAGATCATTCAGGCGCTCGATCTCCGCCCGCAGACGCGCGAAGGCGGTCTCCGTGGAGTGATCGGCCGCACCATGCCGGAGACATTGATCGACGGCAAGGCGATGGCCGTGCAGAGCCGCAACTACGACATGCTGACGAGCGCTCTGCCGATCCGCTATCTGCATCGGCTTGAGTCGGAAGAGACACACATCCTCGTTGAAGGCGGCCCGGTGGAGGTCTTTGTGATCTGTCCCAGCGGACGCACGGAGCGCGATGTCATGGGCCGTGACTACGGGCCCGTCGAAGATGCTGTGGTGCCTGTGCCTGCCGGTTGCTGGCAGGCGGCGAAGCTGTTGCCCGGCGCAGAGTTCGCGCTGATGGTCAGCACGCAGGCGCCCGAATGGCGCAGCGATCATCTTCACATCGGCGCAGGCCCCGAGTGGATTCGCCACCACGAGCGCAAAGGCACGTGGGCAACGCCCGAGCTGCTGCGCGAGCTGATCGGCCCGAACTGGCAGCCGTAG